Within Haematobia irritans isolate KBUSLIRL chromosome 2, ASM5000362v1, whole genome shotgun sequence, the genomic segment cggaacggtgtaatatggaAGCCAGGCCAAGCCATTTATCTTTATCTCTGGATCGCCGTGACCCTGATCCTCTTCCGATTCATAAAATCTACTATTTCACTAATCTTAcctcggagcccgttgcaattaaattgcaaaaatgatgcactttccggaactggtacaacaatattcggtgttagatgctgcggcggagaatattgttgtcgGCCAGCGGCTGTCATATCAGTGAcatgcaaatatgagccactcgccacacaaaaatttctttgtggCCGAGAggtatttttgtgtgggtgagttgctcatatttgcatgatttaaCATCGGAATTGTttactcaattgcttataactttgtcaattttcggtcgttttcttctagttggtcttattacttacgttagagtatcatctatacgaccatggagagaaaaatcaaaatacgattttttgttttttattattggtttattcttcaatcattttgttgtttttgattgcagcttaaaaccaagtgacaagtgtagcttaaccaacaggggaaaataatgtttgtcaaattgatttgggcaaagccctatagactgcaagatggttggatgggcgcacgtctcggaattaccacattcctcatcagcgtcctctacttgcagtaaaactatcaaccaattatcagaataatttcaggcagttcactaaacccaaagtgaaccacacttgaacattccgaaaaaaaggtttgtgAGAGCCGGCAAAGCCTACTCAACATAAAATTTGACTTAGCACGAGTATTTTAAATTAGCACTTTTACACATCATTACCAAACAGAGATAAAAAcagatatttaatatatttttttaaactatgtatttttgatttatctgtCGATCTGCATCTTaatctattttttataaaaggttgacttagcacctttatacattaagctaacgatatgttagaatatattatgtttggggcatgaatgtttcataaaaataatatgtgtcaaTGTCaacatataaacatacatatgttctgATATTTTATTCACCGGAAACCGGAACGTGCGACAGAAAGAGAGAAGAGAGCAATTttttgaaactgcttgtatgttgtttcggaaaactgttttatgagttcatttgttttggctatgcgcttggcatgtcaataaggccaaaaatttgatatacttaagtctaaatattatttaatttgaattttaaaatgagtattcggaataaagagaatatacattcggaaccaagagaatagacatttgaaaaaaaaacagcatgtgtttttgccttgagagcagcattttatgtatgtgtggacatgtgttttgtttatcattttggcattatgcactgaaaaaaatattgtcgtgtggtcaaagatttcatgtctttaaaatacgaatgcaaattttgcttagcatagaagacgcatttctctaatataaagttgttttccttgtccaaaatcgataaacttttcaatgaagtcgtattgtccttataattaaatgatttctcttaaaaatgcgtatcataacatgaaagaaaaaatgtttgagctgaggtcaacttgactttaataattcagaaaaattctttaaatttaatgaaattgtctttaaatttgttgtcttttttcatcttgactacacccagagaaggaatatgatcacctcaaccatgtttcaagagcaaaatgttatttttgaatggtgaccatgtaacatgtttgtcgcaaccatgttattttcacgGAGATtgtgtgtctgatttcggcaagcatattatttttggcgagaaaagaacatttttgccataaacatgttacatggtcaccatccaaaaataacattttgctcttgaaacatggttgaggtgatcatattccttctctgcgtgtacaaagcaaaaaatcgttaaaaaataggacatgtttttcaacactttattttaaagacgttttttacttgaaatatagcataatttctactggaagttgagtcttaatttggaaaataaagttgtagttaactcgtttttaaaggactttgatagcatatgaagaaaaaagctgaaaaagcgaaaaattaaaatttgcttcctagaagcaggtacacaaaacccaaatttaaaagagaattgtgtcttaaaagtatccttacttgtattctccgcttctttggctcggaatcaataccaaaatgtttagagtaaaggcaaaatctttggaaccggacatgctttttttcagtgtgggctcAATTTTTCCTTGATTCGTTAAAAGAAACcggaacgtacgacgagtaagtcaaaatattcagacaaaggaaatttaaaaaaggtggaaaatatataaaaaatacaaaggaATCTTCATAACAAATAACGAAggagcactatactctttttagagttggaacagtaaaatgaaaaaaggaggaaacagtgaaaaattaaacagtaaaatgtatagaagcaaagtttagttcccctttattaataagtaggccaagaggagttgacggacactttcaaaaataaaagcgggcattaagttcgaattttgtctctaaaattatttttcattttagcggcaaaactcgaacctcTGAAAACAGAATaacgtacaattttttttttggaaattttttttggaatttttttcgaattaggAGAAATATTGATAAGAACCATGTTAGTTTTCTCTTAGATCACTCACAGGCTTTCGATACTGTTGatcacaaaatgttatgtctaaaacttcaaagatttttcaatttctcaccTACTGCTACCTCTATCATAAGTTCCTATCTTAACAATCGGTTACAGACTGTTTACACCAGAGATACTTTTTCATTGCCATTACCAGTTACGAAAGGGGTTCCACAGGGTTCTATAATTGGACCTCTATTATTTTGCATGGACGCAAATGACCTCCCTCTAGAAATAGTCCATAGTCAGATACTTATGTATGCAGACGACATACAAATCTTTTTAAGTAGTCCGGTAGGTGATACTAGTGAGTGTTTGGGGAAACTTAACCACGACGTTGATCGTGTGTTTCGATGGGCAACAGCAAATGGTCTGCTACTAAATCCACAAAAGTCTAAATGTTTGATTATACACAAGAATAGAAGGTTCGCTTTGTTCAATGCTGACATTATGATAAATGGTCAGAAAATCGATGTAGTCACTAGTGCTAAGAATCTTGGAGTAGTATTCAATAGCACATTGAGTTGGTCAAGTCATGTAAACACAGCCGTTGGACAAACATATGCAAAACTACGTGCTTTATGGGTTACTCATTCCTACACACCAGTCAATATTCGACTTCTCCTGGCGAAAAGTCTTTTGTTACCGGGTTTAATTTACGGATCTGAACTCTTCGCGAATTGTGACTCCGTGAGCAAAAATAGACTTAACCTGGCATTCAATAGTATAGTTCGTTATGTGTATGGGTTACGCAGGACCGATCATGTTTCGCATGTTACAGACTCCCTCCTTGGCTTTAGTTTTAATACCCTGCTTAATGTCAAGTCGttagtatttctacataaattgatttacaaACGGAAACCCAGCTATCTCTATGATAAAATTCGGTTTACCAGATCTGATAGAAATAGGAATATAATACCCTTTATAAGGACAAGTCTTGTATCCGATTGGCAGTTCTTCATTGGCACAATACGTCTCTGGAACACTCTACCACCCGATATACAATGCATCAGCAACGCATCATCTTTTAAGAagagtattcaaaatttatttaaaattagaatatttatcattaaaaatttgcttgtagatataatatagtatcacaatttcaatttcaatcatcaaTAATACAATGCaattgaatattaaaagtaatttctatatatatattttttttctattattattaatacaattttttatttattttaattttaatttattttctttttatctttaaatttaattattgtatatacttattataaatcggagatgttttaacatttataatcctgcactctaattataagattttaatcttgttgtgtaggtactcaataaaatgaaatcaaatgaaatgaacattgtattataacttggttaatatatattcatatttatttgtatttctaaacacGACAAGtttgaaatgcatttaaaatggtgttaaatgctagtaaaaaactgttcacgtctaattaaatttttgtgtatattataaaattatttatgtatgtttatactcgactccacgttcttcttttgttagagtttttgaattggttccaaaatttcaaacttttatactaaaaacagttttttgttacaaaattgttatttttgcaatacaaaaaataatattttatccaaaagctcagtccatttcgtttaaatCAAGCACTgtacttttctgactgtaaatctttaataatagTAGAgagtaatatataaaataatgttcttgtatttgctgtttttttttaaagaaactacactgaaaaaacaggaagaaatattttggttaattttagaaaatttagaatatttttaaaaaaattttactaaacagtattacaaacgctgatatctcaaaaataagtaaatattttttgacaaattcaagaaaatttattagacataattaatttttttcaaatgttaaagaaaattttatactttgaaggaaaaaattggagttcaaaattgcaagaatgtcttcagtgtcatacgaagttcaagatgggtgaacaagatgaactattttgtgggagacacgattaTAGTTAAtcgttatgcttcatttgtgtattattttttactcTGCTTTCCATGagctaaaagaaagttaaatcggctttagtgaaatatagggttcacttttttgtgtgtatgaagtaaaataacataaatgtctaaattgcaatcgaaattatattttaatcagttatgataaaaaaacattttcgactTAAAGAAATCCTGCTTaaaataactgaaatattgaatctttagatttacttcaaatataggctaataccctgtttctgtaGTCGAACGAAAACATAGTCGACTGGaaagcagtcactcgaattcgaatcaatatgagtttctatatttttgaaagttcatatcgtttgtatgagagtacattgattatcaaaaatgagtattttcaaatttttggcctgagaattgattcaaatttcaaaattgtttttacttttttcttcacacttattgtatatgttcctttgctactcgacaacaaaatatgaagtgacttgcctgtcgacatagagaaacccaaatatttttttttttatttgaaatactcTCGTTCGACACACAGAAACAGGGCAAAAGACTTATcttgaggattttgtatctttggtttttttggcattaaaaaaaacattttttctttggcTTTAATACCAATATCCTCTAGGGAAAATCTTTAGATCCAGTTTCAAGTTTGTTAGTTATAGTTTCacacagggatccggagcggtccatttttttcgctccgctccgctcccgctccggagaaaaaaaaaaccgctccgctccacgctccgctccgagaaaaaaaatcgctccgctccgctccactcctcttcgagaaaattatagtacaaacattgtattatttgttcaattgagttttattataccctgctccacactgtggaacagggtattataagttagtgcatatgtttgcaatacccagaaggagacgagatagacacatggtgtctttggcaaaaatgctcagggtgggctcttgagtcgatatagcgatgtccgtctgtccgtgaacacatttttgtaatcaaagtctaggtcgcagttttagtccaatcgacttcaaatttggcacatgtatgtgctttggctcagaatagaaccctattgatattggaagaaatcggttcagatttagatatagcttccatatatatatttcgcccgatatggacttatatggccccagaaaccagagttttaccctaatttgcttaaaattttgcagaagaagaacaattagtactagagtcaagtgtgccaaattttatttaaatcggttcagatttagatatagctcccatatatatctttcgcccgatatggactaatacggtcccagaagctagagttttatcccaattaggttgaaattaggggtacaattagtagtgtagtcaagtatgccgaattttattgaaatcggttcaaatttagatatagctcccatatatagctttcggccgattaacactcatatgaccacagaggccaatttttaactccgatttatttgaaattttccacagggagtagaattagcattgttgctatgcgtgccaaatttggttgaaatcggttcagatccagatatagctcccatatatagctttcgcccgatttacactcatacgaccacagaggcaaattttttgttccgatttagttgaaattttgcacaggaagtagaattaccattgtagctatgcgtgccaaatttggttgaaatcggttcagatttagatatagctcacatatatatgtttttctgatttcgacaaaaatggtcaaatacCAACATCaacaatcgccactgcttagtcgaaaagttgtaaaaatgactctaattttcccaaacttctaataaagggtgatttgctaagagcttgataacttttttttaaaaaaaaacgcataaaatttgcaaaatctcatcggttctttatttgaaacgttagattggtccatgacatttactttttgaagataatttcatttaaatgttgaccgcggctgcgtcttaggtggtccattcggaaagtccaattttgggcaactttttcgagcatttcggccggaatagcccgaatttcttcggaaatgttgtctttcaaagctggaatagttgctggcttatttctgtagactttagacttgacgtagccccacaaaaaatagtctaaaggcgtcaaatcgcatgatcttggtggccaacttaccggtccatttcttgagatgaattgttctccgaagttttccctcaaaatggccataaaatggccatgtagcgccatcttgttgaaaccacatgtcaaccaagttcagttcttccatttttggcaacaaaaagtttgttagcatcgaacgatagcgatcgccattcaccgtaacgttgcgtccaacagcatctttgaaaaaatacggtccaatgattccaccagcgtacaaaccacaccaaacagtgcatttttcgggatgcatgggcagttcttgaacggcttctggttgctcttcactccaaatgcggcaattttgcttatttacgtagccattcaaccagaaataagcctcatcgctgaacaaaatttgtcgataaaaaagcggattttctgccactgattttggtaataaaattcaatgatttgcaagcgttgctcgttagtaagtctattcatgatgaaatgtcaaagcatactgagcatctttctctttgacaccatgtctgaaatcccacgtgatctgtcaaatactaatgcatgaaaatcctaacctcaaaagaatcaccctttacatatatatcgagcgataaatcataaataaacgttttcgaagtttccttcagagttaaatgtttcccatattttttactaacattgtgttccaccctagtgcattagccgacttaaattttgagtctatagattttgtagaagtctatcaaattctgtccagatcgagtgatatttaaatgtatatatttggggaaaaacctttatatatagcccccaacacatttgacagatgtgatatggtatcgaaaatttagatctacaaagtgatgcagggtataatatagtcggccccgcccgactttagactttccttacttgttttatttagaaaaatcgggtggtacatatatgggaactatagctaaatctgaaccgatttcgatgattttttgcacatatagttagtgctatagaagattacatttagccaactttgagtaagatcggttgataaataagggttttatgaccttatttggcaaaatcgggcgatacatatatatgggacctatatctaaatctgaaccgatttcgatgaaattttcagacataaagggtgatacagaagagtattttgtgctaaatttgacgacgatcggttagtaaaaaagtgcaacgtgaccccatttgtcgaaatcgagcaatacatatatatgggagctatatctaaatttgatccgatttcttccaaattcaatagcgttcgtccttgtgcccaaaaaaaaactccctgtaccaaacttcatcaaaatcggttcataattacgaccggaatcctgtgaacaacaaatacatggacagacggacggatggacggacggacaccaagcgctagatcgactcaggaggtgattctgagtcgatcggtatatattttattgggtctaaaatcaatatttctggtaggcacattttttggcagatcaaacttattacaccctaaccactatgtggtttatggtataatgactttaaaacaatgtgttgaaacattttattaattttgaagattttttcagaaatattaaatccattttgacttcattaaaacgaaattttcattcatgttaggatacacatttttatgtcgaatcacttagctataaggacaaacagacttcattgaaaagtttagagacttttagacaagggaacaactttatttcagagaaatacgtcttctattctaagcaaaattcgtattcgtattttaagcatgtgaaatatttggcctcccgacaatattctttgcggtgcaccatctactatttaatatgtgatagaaaccaaatttatgaaaatggaccaaattctgtttggtccgaccatcggaccaaatttaaaaattagaaatcttttggaccaattttggtccgatcggaccaaaacggcaacgctgattggaattgaaagtctatacacagagtagaagtaactactctccgaaagtttttttgttttgcaacagacgtagagaagaggttttgttatatttgtaatgtgtgtttgtatgtttatgtttgcaacaacttccatcgaaatcagtccgtggtatacctacgaatattcctactcagatctagtgttacctaatttcgcttttttcccctttattgtaaaaatacattttcgaacagcgtttttaagaaatgttcgttctcaaaaaaagtagataacatgcaataatacaaatcaagtcattagttttcaatgtgagaaaaaattaaaataaatgtacagtcgactccgctttactgaaacgttaaaaatgcagccatttaatttcagttatccgaagtttttgctaaagcggactacggataacagaaaaaaacttccagtaatgcgaacttcggataactgaaaaagtttcagtaaagcggactccgtataactggaaaaaaatccactcaatttcagttaaccgaacttatgaccaatgctatgtacataaaataataaaaacaaggtgtttgattccgtcACAGGTTTGTGAAGGAAAATTGGAATTCATTTATTTGTGATTtagagtgatttaaactgttttgaaagtgccatcttcacttgaaataaagcgttctcaatacggagaagaaaatgtactctctctcaatagcgagaatgtggcattttcagtaaagcgaagtcatactaatgtgacgaaactcatttgaacacaaaaaacttttcagtaatccgattttttcagttaagcggagtttcactaaagcggagtaatttaaatgaaatggacagaaaaaacaactggggaatgcgatcgatttcagttatccgaggtttttcagtaaagcgcattgcgctaaagcggagtcgactgtatatgcgcacatttttcaaccaaaattgaaactatccataattttaattaaattttcgagaactaatatcagaaataagagaatgctaggatatagtacaatagtaaagcaaatatgaatgtccttacattgaaaaaaaaaaaagaatttttcttaattattaaagtcgcgttgaccttacctcaaaaattttatctttcatgttatgatacacatttttaagtaaaatcacttaattataaggacattacaacttcattcaaaagtttattgacttttcgacaaggaaaaaactttattttagagaaatgcgtcttccatgttaagcaaaatttgcattcttattctaaggacatgaactctttgacttcacgacaatatttttttcagtgtagaaaactaaaaaattaaatataaataagatcgtttaattgcatttatttgaagttcattacaaacatctttgtagtaatacgggatgaaattgatcgaaagtactgttgttactgttacaacacatactagagatatattttgacatttgccgtttttgaaaacaattactaaaaaaacacgttgtgtttccccaatgtacgtacgtacaaaactacatatcgtacatttttaacgtttactcacactacgctaagtactagctatatttgaaattacctacacagtgtaatttcaaagttacacatttcattcaagtaatattttattcggagcggagcggtttttcatttggaaaccgctccgctccggattttagaaatgccgctcccgctccggcaaaaaaagggcttgctccgctccgctccggatccctggtttcaCATACAAAAGATTACAATCTCAAAAATACAGGATGTGATCAAGATgattaaacaaaatattaaggatatCATAAAACGAAATAAGGTTTAAGAACATTATTtagatataaaaagaaaaacatagtAAAAAATGACAGCGAAAATaatttaacaataaaaattgagataaacaaaaaaatttaacataatataaattaataatatgtaatgaaatataacacgcaaataaaataagaaaataaattgcgTTATTCGGCTGTTAACAATGcttaacattttaggttgtgaccgtaTTTTTTTAACTgggagaaaaacttttttttcaatataataaaattttagatgaggacaattacatggttgcaggtgaaaatgttacattgtcgccgcaaaaatagctcataccatattattttgctcttcgaacatgatttgtcgcaaaaaaaaataaaaaaattaatggtcgGGAAAAACTGGAACATCTATGGgagaatatttttggaagtgtttttaatgtGGAGCCTTTAGAAAAACACCCAATTTTTTGTTGGGTAGTTATTGATACTTCTAATATTTGTTTAGAacgtactaactaccgacagtaTCCATTGTTTGCTACTTAATTAAAGGTTTAATATCTACCTTTTTAGCTCAACAGAATCAAGTGTCTCCAAAATTAGATTTCAATGATGATGGTGGAAAGGAAAATGCAACTACATCAGCCAACAAGCAGGGGCGATTTGATGACCGTAACAACGAGAGGAATAAGGATGTTGACACTGATAAGGACTCTGCAAAATCGGGTCCAAAGATCCACGGTGTAAGGGTAACGGTGGATACAGGAGACGGACAGACATCTAAGGGTGAGCAACATGGAAGCGTAAAATATGGACACTTAATTACTCATATTTTTTTCCCCATAGAATCTAAGGAAAGTGTCGAAATTACTGATTTGGGGAAAAACAAGAAACGCGTTGGTATTCATACGGACATAACATTCGAAATCACAGCTGGTGGAGATACTCACGATAATAAAACCAGCAGGGAACGTGATGTTGACGAGAAAGGTAAGCTAGTTCTTGattaaattccaatttaaatattatttcaattttcagaaGATGCCAGTGTGCCAATTTTCAAAGGTAGAGGTGGTTCCGGGTCCCACAGGAATCGAAAAACAATGGATCCTAAATCGCATTGGAATCCTAATTATTCCGCTGAACGTAGAAGCTATGATCAATCAGGGCGAGGCTATTATCCAGACTACCAAGAATACTATCCAGGTAATGTACCAGTTTATATGGGCTCTGGCGGCAGCGGTCATGCCAGCGGAGGTAGTTCTATCTACCGCACTTCAGATGGATGGAATAGTTACGTACCCCGTTCCACTTATTGGACTACCGAGCGATCCTATTCCGAAGCGTACAGACCGAATGATGTTTCAGGCTATCGTGCCACACCCAGTTGGAAGCCATGCTATTGTATAACAAATGAAAATGATTATCGAAGGCGTCGAGATAATAGCGAACATCTGCATCATCATCACGAACATCAAAATAACGACAGAGATACTATAAAGCCAACAAGTTCTCTGATTGACATTATAGATGGTAAACTAGAAAGAACATTCTCCAAAAAATAGTACATcgtaaatattaaacaaaacttttgaaatatattttgttattggtgTTTTATTTTGTGTAATTTCACATATACTATCAGAGAttcgaattttcgaatttcgaatgCAAATTCCCTGTAAAGGATCATTTGCTAAAAATATTTTCGGGGaagatcaataaattttttaactcatcatcatcattgtaaAGCATTTTTTCTATCTCCTAGATACATTCGCCAAATCTGTTATGGTGCTTCtctcgttgaaattttcgtctcaaattttgtatgtaaaaaAGTTAAtgtgattaataaaattatacgtatttaattaagaaataacGTGTACGTAATTTAAAGagaaaaagattaaaaaaactGTACTTAGATGAGCAAAACCGGCATCCCTTTTGGAAGGTAATAATAcatctaaagaaaaaatcctccggaacgaaaatgtagtcaaacgaaattttcccTTATTTTAAAGCATTTTCTTTGAGGTCGAATAAACTGGATTTAATGAGGTCGAAACCCCCGATTATTTCCTCTACACTCACAAACAGttaacccaccaggaaggaaaatgtatttaaaacgcagatgtatcataaa encodes:
- the LOC142225585 gene encoding uncharacterized protein LOC142225585, translating into MNKAAANLIGIVVIFALIFHCVKAQQNQVSPKLDFNDDGGKENATTSANKQGRFDDRNNERNKDVDTDKDSAKSGPKIHGVRVTVDTGDGQTSKESKESVEITDLGKNKKRVGIHTDITFEITAGGDTHDNKTSRERDVDEKEDASVPIFKGRGGSGSHRNRKTMDPKSHWNPNYSAERRSYDQSGRGYYPDYQEYYPGNVPVYMGSGGSGHASGGSSIYRTSDGWNSYVPRSTYWTTERSYSEAYRPNDVSGYRATPSWKPCYCITNENDYRRRRDNSEHLHHHHEHQNNDRDTIKPTSSLIDIIDGKLERTFSKK